One Lebetimonas natsushimae DNA segment encodes these proteins:
- a CDS encoding GGDEF domain-containing protein, whose amino-acid sequence MEEIIEKISEETINELKKAEKPAYPLYYKEVFVSLTREYKIFEQINPKLLCVDPSISENLINKTAETVKDIHKTSSDIKRESIKLLEDIEPVETDELKSLVIQYSSKLLEQINKMHEKISELETELEKAYKELLIDPLTKALNRKALEKELNEILEIGKEKDLDLALAVLDLDDFKKINDTYGHLIGDFVLKKVVDIIKRLLRKEHKIYRIGGDEFVILMNRIDLKIAEKVIDRIVSTISKTKMKYKDNLIDVTVSIGLTMHRKGDTIESIIRRADEAVYEAKKSRNKYAVKL is encoded by the coding sequence ATGGAAGAAATTATAGAAAAAATTTCCGAAGAAACTATAAATGAATTAAAAAAAGCAGAAAAACCGGCATACCCCTTATATTATAAAGAAGTTTTTGTCAGTTTAACCAGGGAATATAAAATTTTTGAACAAATTAACCCCAAATTATTATGTGTGGATCCGAGTATAAGTGAGAATCTTATAAATAAAACCGCTGAAACTGTTAAAGACATTCATAAAACCTCTTCCGATATAAAAAGGGAATCTATAAAATTGTTAGAAGATATTGAACCTGTGGAAACTGATGAACTTAAAAGTTTAGTGATACAATATTCTTCCAAACTGCTTGAACAGATTAATAAAATGCATGAAAAAATAAGTGAATTAGAAACTGAGCTTGAGAAAGCGTATAAAGAATTGCTGATTGATCCGTTAACTAAAGCATTAAATAGAAAAGCTTTGGAGAAAGAATTAAATGAAATTTTGGAAATTGGAAAAGAGAAAGATTTAGATTTGGCTCTGGCTGTTTTGGATTTGGATGATTTTAAAAAAATCAATGATACATACGGACATTTGATAGGAGATTTTGTATTAAAAAAAGTTGTTGACATAATTAAGAGATTATTGAGAAAAGAACATAAAATTTATAGAATAGGCGGTGATGAATTTGTTATATTAATGAATAGAATCGATTTGAAAATAGCAGAAAAAGTAATAGATAGAATAGTCTCAACCATCAGTAAAACAAAAATGAAATATAAAGATAATTTAATTGATGTTACTGTTTCAATAGGTTTAACAATGCATAGAAAAGGTGACACTATAGAGAGTATTATACGCAGGGCTGACGAGGCTGTTTATGAAGCCAAAAAAAGCAGAAATAAGTATGCGGTTAAATTATAA
- a CDS encoding CvpA family protein, with product MWFDAIIIGVTLILAIKGFFNGFVKEIAGLIGIIGGLYLASLFYHQAGIYINNNLIEIKNASAIDLVGFIAVFVGFWISTVFIGFLINKILKISALSALDRILGFIFAGAKFFLLISVILAMLYKVEFIKEKTQKYVKNSIVFPVCIIAGNKIINLSPKDLEKLSKNVKISKN from the coding sequence ATGTGGTTTGATGCAATAATTATAGGAGTGACTTTAATATTGGCAATAAAAGGTTTTTTTAACGGTTTTGTTAAAGAGATAGCCGGACTTATAGGGATAATAGGGGGTCTTTATTTAGCAAGCCTGTTTTATCATCAGGCCGGAATTTATATAAATAACAATTTAATCGAAATAAAAAACGCTTCAGCAATAGATTTGGTTGGTTTTATAGCAGTTTTTGTCGGTTTTTGGATAAGTACGGTGTTTATAGGTTTTTTAATTAATAAAATTTTAAAAATCAGTGCCCTTAGTGCGTTAGATAGAATATTGGGTTTTATTTTTGCGGGAGCAAAATTTTTTTTATTAATAAGTGTAATTTTAGCAATGCTTTATAAAGTGGAATTTATAAAGGAAAAAACACAAAAATATGTTAAAAACAGTATTGTTTTTCCTGTTTGTATAATTGCCGGAAACAAAATTATAAACTTATCTCCTAAAGATTTAGAAAAATTATCTAAAAATGTTAAAATTTCAAAAAACTAA
- the lysS gene encoding lysine--tRNA ligase, giving the protein MFSNEYVKLRMQKADKLKEAGINPYGHNAKRDTKISEFLEKNKDIENLENKRDENRIFTVAGRVKFLRLMGKAAFFKIEDESGILQVYMSKNDLGDDFNLLKKNLEVGDIVEVTGYPFITKTGELTIHAQKVRILTKAIHPLPEKFHGLQDTETKYRQRYLDMIMNKDTRERFKLRSKIVSLVREFFIKKGFIEVETPMLHTIVGGANARPFMTHHNALDIDMNLRIAPELFLKRLIVGGFEAVFELNRNFRNEGIDHTHNPEFTMLEYYWAYHNMEDLMNLTKELFDYLLEKLNLPKKIPFGDTEIDFTDWKIITYRDALIKIGNIPEEILDNVEAMKKYLKDHGVEVEEHIDSKGKLWAELFDEFVEPKLINPTFVTEFPVEISPLARRSDENPEFAERFELFIAGREIANGFNELNDPLDQYERFKAQLEAKAKGDEEVMDMDYDYIRALQYGMPPTAGEGIGIDRLVMLLTNTQSIKDVILFPTMKPKKEIFDKDDTK; this is encoded by the coding sequence ATGTTCAGTAACGAATACGTAAAACTCAGAATGCAAAAAGCAGATAAACTGAAAGAAGCGGGAATAAACCCTTATGGGCATAATGCAAAAAGGGATACCAAAATATCTGAATTTTTAGAAAAAAACAAAGATATTGAAAATCTTGAAAATAAAAGAGATGAAAACAGAATTTTTACAGTTGCCGGAAGAGTAAAATTTTTAAGACTTATGGGTAAAGCCGCATTTTTTAAAATCGAAGATGAAAGCGGTATTTTACAGGTATATATGAGTAAGAATGATTTGGGTGATGATTTTAATCTTCTTAAAAAAAATTTGGAAGTAGGTGATATTGTAGAAGTTACGGGATATCCTTTTATTACTAAAACCGGCGAACTTACAATTCATGCACAAAAAGTTAGAATTTTAACAAAAGCTATTCATCCTCTTCCTGAAAAATTCCACGGTCTTCAAGATACTGAAACTAAATACCGTCAAAGATATCTTGATATGATTATGAATAAAGATACGAGGGAGAGATTTAAATTAAGAAGTAAAATAGTAAGTTTAGTCAGGGAATTTTTCATTAAAAAAGGTTTTATAGAAGTTGAAACTCCAATGCTCCATACAATAGTGGGAGGGGCTAATGCCAGACCTTTTATGACGCATCATAACGCACTTGATATCGATATGAATCTTAGGATTGCACCTGAACTTTTTTTAAAAAGACTGATAGTAGGTGGTTTTGAAGCAGTGTTTGAGCTTAACAGAAACTTTAGAAATGAGGGAATTGACCATACCCATAATCCTGAATTTACTATGCTGGAATATTACTGGGCATATCACAATATGGAAGATTTAATGAATTTAACAAAAGAATTGTTTGATTATCTGCTTGAAAAATTGAATTTACCTAAAAAAATTCCTTTTGGAGATACAGAAATTGATTTTACCGATTGGAAAATTATTACTTATAGGGATGCGTTGATTAAAATAGGAAATATACCAGAAGAAATTTTAGACAATGTTGAAGCCATGAAAAAATACTTAAAAGACCATGGAGTTGAGGTTGAAGAGCATATTGATTCAAAAGGAAAACTCTGGGCTGAACTTTTTGATGAGTTTGTTGAGCCTAAATTAATAAATCCTACTTTTGTAACAGAGTTTCCAGTAGAAATTTCACCACTTGCAAGAAGAAGTGATGAAAATCCGGAATTTGCGGAAAGATTTGAGCTGTTTATCGCAGGTAGGGAGATTGCAAACGGATTTAATGAATTAAATGATCCGTTAGATCAGTATGAAAGGTTTAAAGCCCAGCTTGAGGCAAAAGCAAAAGGTGATGAAGAGGTTATGGATATGGATTATGATTATATCAGGGCATTGCAGTACGGAATGCCCCCTACTGCCGGTGAGGGAATAGGAATTGACAGACTGGTTATGCTTTTAACCAATACACAATCTATTAAAGATGTAATTTTATTCCCGACAATGAAACCGAAAAAAGAAATTTTTGACAAAGACGATACAAAATAA
- a CDS encoding serine hydroxymethyltransferase yields MMSLKDFDKDVFSILEKELVRQTDHLEMIASENFTLPEVMEAMGSVFTNKYAEGYPGKRYYGGCEYADMVEQLAIDRAKALFGCEYANVQPHSGSQANGAVYVALMKPYDKLLGMDLSNGGHLTHGAKVNFSGKHYHSFSYGIDEKTGRIDYDRVRDIAKIVKPKMIVCGASAYPREIDFAKFKEIADEVGAILMADVAHIAGLVVAGEHPNPFPHCDVVTTTTHKTLRGPRGGLILTNNPEYAKKINSAIFPGIQGGPLVHVIAAKAVGFKMNLDESWKDYAKQVKANARVLAEVLLERGYDLVSGGTDNHLVLVSFLNKEFSGKEAEEALGRAGITVNKNTVPGEKRSPFVTSGIRIGSPALTARGMKEEEFRFIANKIADVLDDIYNVELQEKVANELKELASKFVIYDRPTY; encoded by the coding sequence ATAATGAGTTTAAAAGATTTTGATAAAGACGTGTTTTCAATTTTAGAAAAAGAGTTGGTTCGTCAAACAGACCATTTGGAAATGATTGCTAGTGAAAATTTTACACTTCCAGAAGTAATGGAAGCTATGGGTAGTGTATTTACAAACAAATATGCCGAAGGTTATCCTGGTAAAAGGTATTACGGAGGATGTGAATATGCAGATATGGTAGAACAGCTTGCAATAGACAGGGCCAAAGCTTTGTTTGGATGTGAATATGCAAATGTTCAGCCGCATTCCGGTTCACAGGCAAACGGAGCTGTTTATGTTGCATTAATGAAACCTTATGATAAACTTCTTGGGATGGATTTAAGTAACGGCGGGCATTTAACACATGGGGCTAAAGTTAATTTTTCAGGAAAACATTATCACAGTTTCTCATATGGAATTGATGAAAAAACAGGTAGAATTGATTATGACAGGGTTAGGGATATTGCAAAAATTGTTAAACCTAAAATGATAGTATGTGGTGCAAGTGCATATCCGAGGGAAATTGATTTTGCAAAATTTAAAGAAATTGCCGATGAGGTAGGTGCTATTTTAATGGCCGATGTTGCCCATATTGCAGGGCTTGTTGTAGCAGGTGAGCATCCAAATCCATTTCCACATTGTGACGTGGTAACCACTACAACCCATAAAACATTAAGAGGACCAAGAGGGGGATTAATCCTTACTAACAATCCTGAATATGCTAAAAAAATTAATTCTGCAATTTTCCCTGGAATTCAGGGAGGACCACTTGTTCATGTAATAGCTGCAAAAGCGGTTGGATTTAAAATGAATCTTGACGAAAGCTGGAAAGATTACGCCAAACAGGTAAAAGCAAATGCAAGAGTATTGGCCGAAGTACTGCTTGAGAGAGGATATGATTTGGTAAGCGGCGGAACAGACAATCATTTAGTACTAGTAAGTTTCCTTAATAAAGAATTCAGTGGAAAAGAAGCTGAAGAAGCTCTTGGAAGAGCCGGAATTACTGTAAATAAAAACACAGTTCCAGGGGAAAAAAGAAGTCCATTTGTCACAAGCGGCATCAGAATCGGCTCACCTGCACTTACAGCCAGAGGTATGAAAGAAGAGGAATTTAGATTTATTGCTAATAAAATAGCAGATGTTTTGGATGATATTTATAATGTAGAGTTACAAGAAAAAGTGGCAAATGAATTAAAAGAACTTGCAAGTAAATTTGTAATTTACGACAGACCTACTTATTAA
- a CDS encoding DUF1882 domain-containing protein, which yields MAYNVDISLIKINRNYYYEYKGKIVKKIVYKGRTFFDKYEKIDEPLTFQVMNDHIERKRIIAHDLINRQRNIVENIVFDYNGNNPEIFWNRASLLLREEGFLNFTAYNSKTPGHLHLYIHKGHTTLNEGIQIAKKLSLKLAGKLPKQWRVFPTDELPPEFNILNLPYELYKKERGASWARHM from the coding sequence TTGGCATATAATGTAGATATTTCGCTAATTAAAATTAACAGAAATTATTATTATGAATATAAAGGTAAAATAGTAAAGAAGATTGTGTATAAAGGTAGGACTTTCTTTGATAAATATGAAAAAATTGACGAGCCTTTAACCTTTCAGGTTATGAATGACCATATCGAAAGAAAAAGAATTATAGCCCATGATTTGATTAACAGACAAAGAAATATTGTTGAAAATATTGTTTTTGACTATAACGGCAATAATCCAGAAATTTTTTGGAACAGGGCTTCTTTATTATTAAGGGAGGAAGGTTTTTTAAATTTTACTGCATACAATTCAAAAACACCGGGCCATTTACATCTTTATATTCATAAAGGCCATACAACATTGAATGAAGGTATACAAATCGCTAAGAAATTATCTTTAAAATTAGCTGGAAAGTTGCCTAAACAATGGAGGGTTTTCCCCACTGATGAACTGCCGCCTGAATTTAATATCTTGAATTTGCCTTATGAATTGTATAAAAAAGAAAGGGGTGCCTCCTGGGCACGTCATATGTAA
- a CDS encoding SPOR domain-containing protein translates to MEKDDLLNIKPKKNIKKPLVYGAIAFLIFIIAVIAYAIYSNSKEENVVLPPQVNEQPKEKSSEFKEIPIEENTNTLSQKLITDNSEEINASGEKKNNSNINNQSVEKETLNQKSPVSAIEKKPENQAKNTASHKTEVKKIKNIKKALNVKYYIQVAALMKYKTPNKKFLNLIKKEGFNYTFYHTYIKKNNKKIAITKILIGPFENEKTARAKLRIVKEKITQNAFIFKVK, encoded by the coding sequence ATGGAAAAAGATGATTTGTTAAATATAAAACCAAAAAAAAACATTAAAAAGCCTTTGGTGTACGGGGCAATAGCTTTTTTAATTTTTATTATTGCCGTAATTGCCTATGCAATTTATTCTAATTCTAAAGAGGAAAATGTTGTTTTGCCTCCTCAGGTAAATGAGCAGCCTAAAGAAAAAAGCAGTGAGTTTAAAGAAATTCCTATCGAAGAAAACACAAATACATTATCTCAAAAATTAATAACGGATAATTCGGAAGAAATTAATGCTTCAGGTGAGAAAAAAAATAATTCAAATATTAATAACCAATCTGTGGAAAAAGAAACGCTTAATCAAAAAAGCCCCGTTTCAGCAATAGAAAAAAAACCGGAAAATCAAGCTAAAAACACTGCTTCACATAAAACAGAAGTAAAAAAAATTAAAAATATAAAAAAAGCTTTAAATGTCAAATATTATATTCAGGTAGCTGCATTAATGAAATATAAAACTCCAAACAAAAAGTTTTTAAATTTAATCAAAAAAGAAGGATTTAATTATACTTTTTATCATACATATATTAAAAAAAATAATAAAAAAATAGCGATAACTAAAATATTGATAGGCCCGTTTGAAAATGAAAAAACAGCAAGGGCTAAATTAAGAATTGTAAAAGAAAAAATCACTCAAAATGCTTTTATTTTTAAGGTAAAATAA
- a CDS encoding anthranilate synthase component I family protein, whose protein sequence is MKHTKFLLDEFSAVAIYNQISSLFPNEKKFLLESVINNDNGNYSFIFIGEKERIVYKNKKTVYETDEKKEIFNTDPFSFLKKYYKNLDKDYYKKLVKELNIGFVDGFIGYIAYDMVGVFEPVLQKNMENLKDETDIPDFYMIRPKIVIGYSHKTSEITIIINDEKLNNYLYIIKDLLTSSYKHLPLKPINVLEEPHFLFDKEKFFEIVENAKENIKAGDIFQIVLSNRLYLKAKIDKFSFYRKLRSKNPSPYLYFLDFNEFSIIGSSPEVMVRLTDDVILLRPIAGTRKRGKDLKEDIEMENDMLNDPKEKAEHVMLVDLGRNDVGRVSRGGSVEVEDFMRVERYSHVMHLVSDVIGLKKENIDMFDVFKATFPAGTVSGAPKIKAMELIANYEGVKRSFYAGSIGYFGFDGNMDSAITIRTALIKKDNIIFQAGAGIVADSKPELEFKEINNKLGALVSTLKELSK, encoded by the coding sequence ATGAAACATACAAAATTTTTGTTAGATGAATTTTCCGCAGTTGCCATATACAATCAAATTTCTTCTCTTTTTCCCAATGAAAAAAAATTTTTACTAGAAAGTGTTATTAATAATGATAACGGAAATTATAGCTTTATTTTTATTGGTGAAAAAGAAAGAATTGTTTATAAAAATAAAAAAACGGTTTATGAAACAGATGAAAAAAAAGAAATTTTTAATACAGATCCGTTTTCTTTTTTAAAAAAATACTATAAAAACCTAGATAAGGATTATTATAAAAAACTTGTAAAAGAATTAAATATCGGATTTGTAGACGGGTTTATAGGTTATATTGCTTACGACATGGTGGGTGTTTTTGAACCAGTTTTACAAAAAAATATGGAAAATCTTAAAGATGAAACAGACATTCCCGATTTTTATATGATTAGACCTAAAATAGTAATAGGTTATTCCCACAAAACTTCTGAAATAACAATCATAATAAATGATGAGAAATTAAATAATTATTTATATATTATAAAAGATTTGTTAACATCTTCATACAAGCATTTGCCGTTAAAACCTATAAATGTGTTAGAAGAACCTCATTTTTTATTTGATAAAGAGAAGTTTTTTGAAATTGTAGAAAATGCAAAAGAGAATATTAAAGCCGGAGATATTTTTCAGATAGTGCTTTCAAACAGATTATATTTGAAAGCTAAAATAGATAAATTTTCATTTTATAGAAAACTCAGAAGTAAAAATCCTTCTCCTTATCTATATTTTTTAGATTTTAACGAATTTTCAATAATAGGCAGTTCTCCAGAAGTAATGGTAAGGTTAACAGATGATGTCATTTTACTCAGGCCGATTGCCGGTACTAGGAAAAGAGGAAAAGATTTAAAAGAAGATATTGAAATGGAAAATGATATGTTGAATGATCCAAAAGAGAAGGCAGAACATGTTATGCTTGTGGATCTTGGAAGAAATGATGTCGGAAGAGTCAGCAGAGGGGGAAGCGTTGAAGTTGAAGATTTTATGAGGGTTGAGAGGTATTCTCATGTTATGCATTTAGTAAGTGACGTAATAGGTTTAAAGAAAGAAAATATTGATATGTTTGATGTGTTTAAAGCAACTTTCCCGGCTGGAACTGTTAGCGGAGCCCCGAAAATCAAAGCAATGGAACTTATTGCCAATTATGAAGGTGTAAAAAGAAGTTTTTATGCCGGCAGTATCGGATATTTTGGATTTGACGGAAATATGGATAGTGCAATTACGATAAGAACGGCCCTTATAAAAAAAGATAATATAATTTTCCAGGCGGGAGCAGGAATTGTTGCCGATTCGAAACCGGAACTTGAATTTAAAGAAATTAATAATAAATTAGGCGCTTTGGTCTCAACATTAAAAGAATTAAGTAAGTAG
- a CDS encoding chemotaxis protein CheX has protein sequence MGVLKSYIGKKVLIKPQGFLDSQNAGMLITPQDINNFKNRKVKYISVDFSKIISSNLSGIRFLNDIFEKLYKENIECAIFSPNKQVFEIALRIDNRFFNIYENEEVEKIFTSEEMINKDIYICCIKNEENRNLIVFNLVKKGYMPLIVESEDKISSEDVIVIKNSIVSKFSNTISAITKNDIVYFFFDGFLDANIANMFDIEYFRRSLIIGFRIFVFDMNNVKGLNIHAVRFLSKLGVEAAEYGALLAIVGLNTKGVQPKLLEDLELVGFMFFADEKSFIESDVVKESRNNMQVIYKTQKKITKELVEMLPYFVKSTIESIELLTGTEAKREKAELSTIEIDKSKNYISSSIGFYGDVDGLLVLIFSEKLSKKISKILIGEEIESKEELVDMVGEFANIIVGNVKSEFQKEDIEIELTLPKVFEDLEKLEVLVQNKKALKVKFYFEDEEFYIYLTR, from the coding sequence ATGGGGGTATTAAAAAGTTATATTGGTAAAAAAGTTTTAATAAAACCTCAGGGGTTTTTAGATTCTCAAAATGCAGGAATGCTGATTACTCCTCAGGATATTAATAATTTTAAAAATAGAAAAGTTAAATATATAAGTGTTGATTTTTCAAAAATAATTAGTTCGAATCTTTCAGGAATTAGATTTTTAAATGATATTTTTGAAAAATTATATAAGGAAAATATTGAATGTGCAATTTTTTCTCCAAATAAGCAGGTGTTTGAAATTGCTTTAAGAATTGATAATAGATTTTTTAATATATATGAAAATGAAGAAGTTGAAAAAATTTTCACTTCTGAAGAAATGATTAATAAAGATATTTATATCTGTTGTATAAAAAATGAAGAAAACAGAAATTTGATTGTTTTTAATTTAGTTAAAAAAGGATATATGCCTTTAATTGTTGAAAGTGAAGATAAAATCAGTTCGGAAGATGTTATTGTTATAAAAAACAGTATTGTTTCGAAATTTTCAAATACTATAAGTGCGATAACTAAAAATGATATTGTGTATTTCTTTTTTGACGGTTTTTTGGATGCTAATATCGCTAATATGTTTGATATAGAATATTTTAGACGCTCTCTTATTATAGGATTTAGAATTTTTGTATTTGATATGAATAATGTAAAAGGATTAAATATTCATGCGGTAAGATTTCTTTCAAAACTTGGTGTTGAAGCTGCTGAATATGGTGCGCTGCTTGCAATCGTAGGTCTTAATACCAAAGGGGTTCAGCCAAAATTGCTGGAAGACTTAGAATTAGTCGGTTTTATGTTTTTTGCTGATGAAAAAAGTTTTATTGAAAGTGACGTGGTAAAAGAATCTAGAAATAATATGCAAGTAATTTATAAAACACAAAAGAAAATTACAAAAGAATTAGTGGAAATGTTGCCTTATTTTGTAAAATCGACTATTGAATCAATTGAACTTTTAACAGGAACTGAGGCAAAAAGAGAAAAAGCCGAGCTTTCAACTATAGAAATAGATAAATCCAAAAACTATATTTCCAGTTCTATCGGTTTTTACGGCGATGTTGACGGACTTTTAGTTTTAATTTTCTCGGAAAAACTAAGCAAAAAAATCTCCAAAATTTTAATAGGGGAAGAGATAGAATCTAAAGAAGAACTGGTTGATATGGTAGGAGAATTTGCCAATATAATTGTGGGTAATGTAAAAAGCGAATTTCAAAAAGAGGACATTGAAATAGAGCTTACACTTCCGAAGGTTTTTGAAGATCTTGAAAAATTAGAAGTATTGGTCCAAAACAAAAAAGCGTTGAAAGTTAAATTTTATTTTGAAGATGAAGAATTTTATATATATTTGACCAGATAA
- a CDS encoding shikimate dehydrogenase yields the protein MENKKIFLIFGNPVSHSKSPLMHNYFFKKENINACYGRYLLTNGNEIISKFKELKINGANVTVPHKEWAYKEADEVRGIAKKIGAVNTLVNENGKIIGYNTDAEGFLEVIKEFNYKKVLIIGAGGTAKALSFVLPKANILNRSEERLKDFQEKVTFTWNNINNFDYDLIINTTSAGLNDDNLPAPAIILEKLFKKARYAVDVIYGKETPFLKLAKKYNLITKSGIDMLVYQGVMAMEYFLGKKLNRKKVAEIYFEILKG from the coding sequence ATGGAAAATAAAAAAATATTTTTAATTTTTGGCAATCCTGTGTCTCATTCAAAGTCTCCGCTTATGCATAACTATTTTTTTAAAAAAGAGAACATCAATGCCTGTTATGGAAGATATTTACTAACAAACGGTAATGAAATTATCAGTAAATTCAAAGAGCTAAAAATAAACGGGGCAAATGTAACAGTCCCACATAAAGAATGGGCTTATAAAGAAGCGGATGAAGTCAGGGGGATTGCAAAAAAAATAGGAGCTGTAAATACATTGGTAAATGAGAACGGAAAAATTATCGGTTATAACACCGATGCTGAAGGTTTTTTAGAAGTTATTAAAGAATTTAATTATAAAAAAGTTTTAATAATAGGAGCGGGCGGAACTGCAAAAGCGCTCAGCTTTGTATTGCCAAAAGCCAATATATTAAACAGGAGTGAAGAAAGGCTCAAAGATTTTCAAGAAAAAGTTACTTTTACCTGGAATAATATTAATAATTTTGATTATGATTTAATTATCAATACTACAAGTGCTGGACTTAATGATGATAATCTGCCGGCTCCGGCAATTATTTTGGAAAAACTTTTTAAAAAAGCTAGATATGCGGTAGATGTAATTTATGGGAAGGAAACGCCGTTTTTAAAGCTGGCAAAGAAATATAATTTAATTACAAAAAGTGGAATTGACATGCTGGTATATCAGGGGGTAATG